The Brassica napus cultivar Da-Ae unplaced genomic scaffold, Da-Ae ScsIHWf_61;HRSCAF=101, whole genome shotgun sequence genome window below encodes:
- the LOC106428823 gene encoding heavy metal-associated isoprenylated plant protein 47 yields MCIKLSVNCDRCRRKAMEVAVNAKGVISVAIEGELEDELVVVGDGIDAACLVDTLRKKACYAMLETLEEVSPDILPPDDDQVENPQEEDDTEDSKNIETADDDNNGTDQNVPPHVCLAECPTICYEQPQHEMYEVVVYDSYGPTTGCTIM; encoded by the exons ATGTGTATCAAACTGTCAGTTAATTGTGACAGATGCAGGAGGAAAGCAATGGAAGTAGCCGTCAATGCAAAGG GTGTAATCTCTGTGGCTATAGAAGGGGAACTCGAGGACGAGCTTGTAGTGGTTGGTGATGGAATTGATGCAGCTTGTTTGGTTGACACCTTGAGGAAGAAAGCTTGCTATGCCATGTTAGAGACTCTTGAAGAAGTTAGCCCAGATATTCTCCCTCCTGACGATGATCAGGTAGAGAATCCACAAGAAGAGGATGATACCGAAGATTCCAAGAACATCGAGACAGCTGATGATGATAACAACGGTACAGATCAAAATGTTCCACCTCATGTCTGCTTAGCTGAATGCCCCACCATTTGCTATGAGCAGCCACAACATGAGATGTATGAAGTAGTAGTCTATGATTCTTATGGTCCAACCACTGGATGCACAATCATGTAA
- the LOC106428869 gene encoding vacuolar-processing enzyme delta-isozyme isoform X1: MSSLGHLLVLVFLYVLLFYSADSRKPQVLHDTGSSEDGAKGTRWAVLIAGSSYYYNYRHQADICHAYQVLRKGGLKDENIIVFMYDDIAFNPENPRPGVIINRPDGGDVYEGVPKDYTKEAVNVKNFYNVILGNESGITGGSGKVVKSGPNDSIFIYYADHGAPGLLSMPDGEDIHAKDFIKVLEKMHKLKRYKKMVIYVEACESGSMFEGILKTNLNILAVTASNATESSFGIYCGGENPPPPPEYDGVCLGDTFSVSWLEDSDLHDMSKETLKKQYQIVKRRTGPDAEPGTSSHVSRFGSKALLKDYLVSYIGTNPDNENFTFAGFTASPISTSSSVNTRDIPLLYLKSKIQRSPMESPERQELQKKLFEEMNHRRQIDQNIVEILKLSLKQTNVLDLLISTRTKGQPLVDDWDCFKTLVNSFKNHCGATMDYGLKYTGALANICNMGVDVKQTVSAIEHACAH, from the exons ATGTCTTCTCTTGGTCATTTACTTGTTCTTGTGTTTCTCTATGTTCTGCTTTTTTACTCAGCTGATTCTCGCAAACCCCAAGTCCTTCATGACACTGGATCTAGCGAAGATGGTGCAAAAGGCACAAGATGGGCTGTTCTAATTGCTGGATCAAGTTATTATTATAACTACAGGCATCag GCTGACATATGCCATGCATATCAAGTTCTGCGAAAAGGGGGTCTAAAAGATGAAAACATTATTGTGTTTATGTATGATGATATCGCGTTTAACCCTGAGAATCCCAGGCCTGGAGTTATCATCAATAGACCTGATGGTGGAGATGTTTATGAAGGCGTTCCTAAG GACTACACTAAAGAGGCTGTTAATGTGAAGAACTTTTATAATGTGATACTTGGAAACGAAAGTGGCATCACAGGAGGAAGTGGCAAAGTTGTGAAAAGTGGTCCTAATGATAGTATATTCATCTACTATGCTGACCATGGAGCTCCTGGTTTACTAT CGATGCCTGATGGTGAAGATATCCATGCAAAAGATTTCATTAAAGTCTTGGAGAAGATGCATAAGCTTAAAAGATACAAGAAGATG GTGATTTATGTTGAAGCATGTGAGTCTGGAAGTATGTTTGAAGGGATTTTAAAGACCAATCTAAACATACTTGCAGTAACTGCTTCTAATGCGACAGAGAGCAGTTTTGGAATCTACTGTGGTGGTGAaaatcctcctcctcctcctgaaTATGATGGTGTTTGTCTCGGCGATACATTTAGCGTCTCTTGGCTTGAGGACAG TGATCTTCATGACATGAGTAAAGAGACATTGAAGAAACAATACCAAATTGTAAAGAGAAGAACAGGTCCTGATGCTGAACCAGGGACGAGTTCTCATGTAAGCCGTTTCGGATCAAAGGCGCTTCTTAAAGACTATCTTGTCTCCTACATTGGAACCAATCCTGATAACGAAAACTTCACTTTTGCTGGATTCACTGCTTCACCAATCTCTACTTCAAGCTCGGTCAATACTCGCGATATCCCTTTGTTATATCTCAAGAGCAAG ATTCAAAGATCTCCAATGGAGTCACCTGAAAGACAAGAGCTTCAGAAGAAGCTGTTTGAAGAAATGAATCATAGGAGACAAATCGATCAGAACATTGTGGAGATTCTTAAACTTTCACTTAAGCAAACCAATGTCTTAGATCTCTTAATTTCCACAAGAACAAAAGGACAACCTCTTGTAGACGACTGGGATTGCTTTAAGACTCTG GTTAATAGCTTCAAGAATCACTGTGGAGCAACGATGGACTACGGTTTGAAGTATACAGGAGCGCTTGCCAATATCTGCAATATGGGAGTGGATGTGAAGCAAACTGTTTCAGCTATTGAACACGCTTGTGCACATTAA
- the LOC106428868 gene encoding U-box domain-containing protein 35, whose amino-acid sequence MTRQRERAVEMIQCFFRSFENETLQEEDRGKGSWKSLYSMKSQKVKVKKKKKNVDSGLVAVAVDKDKGSQHALKWAADRLVSKGDTIILLHVIHRSSSDSVEVTAEKHKQAENLFVTFHCYCSRKEIQCLDVTLEDDSIVKSLAEYVSSGVIENLVLGAPSRHGFMRKFKMSDTPSNVAKAAPDFCTVYVISKGKISSVRHARRDAPYQSPLIAQIENHSALTNYEKFRNTMSFRDRTPARSSVSSSIEDFGKSPLARTSNNANSFYDLSDSDNDISFVSSGRPSITSSGRRSITSSERPSTSTNGRSDISFVSSGRPSTSTTGSPSFIYEFPDSGLTPRMSTGSGQSVGSMRLGINIQHDFSFISQDSGRSSCSCSPQNLEDVEAEMRRLKLELKHTIDLYGSACREALAAKQEAKELQRQKMEEEGWGQEGQLSEKSTKLIAEKERANKAAMDASETANKIADLETQRRAIESGDAFSDSNLRYRRYVIGEIEEATNSFDKANKIGEGGYGPVYKGHLDHTPVAIKVLRPDAAQGRSQFQREVEVLSCIRHPHMVLLIGACPEYGVLVYEYMGKGSLADRLYRNGNTPPLSWELRFRIAAEVATGLLFLHQTKPEPIVHRDLKPGNILIDQNYVSKIGDVGLARLVPAVAENVTQCHVTSTAGTFCYIDPEYQQTGMLGVKSDVYSFGILLLELLTAKKPTGLSYTVEQAIEKGTFKDMLDPAVLNWPVEEALSLAKVALKCAQLRRKDRPDLGKEVLPELNRLRALADANMEWIMFNYSRGPSPRHSLISLPTVDEMSVTSDGSNTHSSTLSDFEKNLDETEED is encoded by the exons ATGACGAGACAGAGAGAACGAGCGGTGGAAATGATCCAAT GTTTCTTTAGGTCTTTTGAGAATGAAACCCTCCAAGAAGAAGACAGAGGCAAAGGTTCTTGGAAGAGTTTGTATTCGATGAAGTCTCAAAAGGtaaaggtgaagaagaagaagaagaatgtggaTTCAGGACTAGTCGCTGTAGCAGTGGATAAAGATAAAGGAAGCCAACATGCTCTCAAATGGGCTGCTGATCGTCTCGTCTCCAAAGGCGATACCATCATCCTCCTCCATGTTATCCATCGATCCTCATCTGATTCAG TTGAGGTTACTGCAGAGAAACATAAGCAAGCCGAGAACCTTTTCGTCACGTTTCATTGCTACTGCAGTCGAAAAGAG ATACAATGCCTTGACGTCACGCTTGAGGACGACAGCATAGTCAAGTCCCTTGCGGAATATGTTTCCTCTGGTGTGATTGAGAATCTGGTTCTTGGTGCACCGTCCAGGCATGGGTTCATGAG aaaattcaagaTGTCTGATACGCCGAGCAATGTAGCCAAAGCAGCACCTGATTTCTGTACAGTTTATGTCATCTCCAAAGGGAAGATATCATCTGTACGCCACGCCAGGCGAGATGCTCCTTATCAGTCTCCCCTTATCGCTCAGATTGAGAATCATTCCGCTCTCACTAACTACGAAAAGTTCAGGAACACCATGAGCTTTAGAG ATAGGACTCCGGCGAGATCTTCGGTTTCTAGCTCTATTGAAGACTTTGGAAA GTCTCCTTTGGCAAGGACATCAAACAACGCAAACTCATTCTATGATTTGTCAGACTCCGACAACGACATATCATTTGTTTCATCAGGCAGGCCAAGTATCACTAGCTCAGGCCGGCGAAGTATCACAAGCTCAGAAAGGCCGAGTACAAGCACTAACGGAAGGTCTGACATATCTTTTGTGAGCTCAGGCAGGCCGAGTACTAGCACTACAGGAAGCCCTTCCTTCATTTACGAGTTCCCTGACTCTGGTTTAACTCCGAGAATGTCTACGGGGTCTGGACAAAGCGTTGGCTCTATGCGTCTAGGGATCAATATCCAACATGACTTCTCATTCATTTCACAAGATAGTGGCCGGTCTTCTTGCTCTTGTTCACCGCAAAACTTG GAAGACGTGGAAGCTGAGATGCGGAGACTGAAACTGGAACTGAAACACACAATTGACTTGTATGGATCAGCTTGCAGAGAAGCACTAGCAGCAAAGCAAGAG GCAAAGGAGCTCCAACGTCAGAAAATGGAAGAGGAAGGATGGGGGCAAGAAGGACAGTTATCAGAGAAATCAACAAAGCTGATAGCTGAAAAAGAGAGAGCAAACAAAGCTGCCATGGATGCTTCTGAAACAGCAAACAAGATAGCAGATCTGGAAACACAGAGAAGAGCCATAGAATCTGGAGATGCTTTCTCTGATTCCAACTTAAGGTACCGGAGGTATGTCATTGGCGAGATTGAAGAAGCTACAAACTCATTCGACAAGGCTAATAAGATAGGAGAAGGTGGATACGGTCCTGTTTACAAGGGTCACCTTGATCATACTCCTGTTGCTATTAAGGTTTTGAGACCAGATGCAGCTCAAGGAAGATCTCAGTTTCAAAGAGAG GTGGAGGTTCTTAGCTGCATAAGACATCCGCATATGGTGCTACTCATTGGAGCATGTCCAGAGTATGGTGTGCTTGTTTATGAGTATATGGGTAAAGGGAGTTTAGCTGATAGGCTCTACAGAAACGGAAACACGCCACCGCTCTCATGGGAGCTGAGGTTCAGAATCGCAGCCGAAGTTGCTACCGGTCTGCTCTTCCTTCACCAGACGAAACCTGAGCCTATAGTGCACCGTGATCTGAAGCCAGGGAACATCTTGATCGACCAGAACTACGTAAGCAAAATAGGTGATGTCGGATTAGCCAGACTAGTCCCTGCGGTTGCGGAAAACGTCACGCAGTGCCACGTCACGTCGACCGCGGGGACGTTCTGTTACATTGACCCGGAGTACCAACAAACCGGAATGCTTGGTGTGAAGTCAGATGTCTACTCTTTCGGTATCTTGCTTTTAGAGCTGCTCACGGCGAAGAAACCTACGGGTTTGTCTTACACCGTTGAGCAAGCGATAGAGAAAGGCACGTTCAAGGATATGTTGGATCCAGCGGTGCTTAACTGGCCGGTTGAAGAAGCTTTGTCATTGGCAAAGGTTGCGCTTAAGTGTGCACAACTGAGAAGGAAAGACAGACCAGACCTTGGGAAAGAGGTGTTGCCTGAGCTTAACAGGTTGAGAGCTCTTGCTGATGCGAATATGGAGTGGATTATGTTCAATTATAGCAGAGGACCATCACCAAGGCATAGCTTAATCTCCTTGCCAACAGTT GATGAAATGAGTGTAACCTCAGATGGATCGAATACACATTCAAGTACTCTATCAGACTTTGAGAAGAACTTAG acGAAACTGAAGAGGATTAG
- the LOC106428869 gene encoding vacuolar-processing enzyme delta-isozyme isoform X2 translates to MSSLGHLLVLVFLYVLLFYSADSRKPQVLHDTGSSEDGAKGTRWAVLIAGSSYYYNYRHQADICHAYQVLRKGGLKDENIIVFMYDDIAFNPENPRPGVIINRPDGGDVYEGVPKDYTKEAVNVKNFYNVILGNESGITGGSGKVVKSGPNDSIFIYYADHGAPGLLSMPDGEDIHAKDFIKVLEKMHKLKRYKKMVIYVEACESGSMFEGILKTNLNILAVTASNATESSFGIYCGGENPPPPPEYDGVCLGDTFSVSWLEDSDLHDMSKETLKKQYQIVKRRTGPDAEPGTSSHVSRFGSKALLKDYLVSYIGTNPDNENFTFAGFTASPISTSSSVNTRDIPLLYLKSKIQRSPMESPERQELQKKLFEEMNHRRQIDQNIVEILKLSLKQTNVLDLLISTRTKGQPLVDDWDCFKTLVNSFKNHCGATMDYGLKYTGALANICNMGVDVKQTVSAIEHACNQEKRRNRRSETNIKASLLSGELSDGRRRARDQNGVPRGHLAVYVGDEMQRFVIPTKYLQYPEFKVLMDEVADEFGYEHEGGIHIPCEESVFEEILIRYMSCDKKK, encoded by the exons ATGTCTTCTCTTGGTCATTTACTTGTTCTTGTGTTTCTCTATGTTCTGCTTTTTTACTCAGCTGATTCTCGCAAACCCCAAGTCCTTCATGACACTGGATCTAGCGAAGATGGTGCAAAAGGCACAAGATGGGCTGTTCTAATTGCTGGATCAAGTTATTATTATAACTACAGGCATCag GCTGACATATGCCATGCATATCAAGTTCTGCGAAAAGGGGGTCTAAAAGATGAAAACATTATTGTGTTTATGTATGATGATATCGCGTTTAACCCTGAGAATCCCAGGCCTGGAGTTATCATCAATAGACCTGATGGTGGAGATGTTTATGAAGGCGTTCCTAAG GACTACACTAAAGAGGCTGTTAATGTGAAGAACTTTTATAATGTGATACTTGGAAACGAAAGTGGCATCACAGGAGGAAGTGGCAAAGTTGTGAAAAGTGGTCCTAATGATAGTATATTCATCTACTATGCTGACCATGGAGCTCCTGGTTTACTAT CGATGCCTGATGGTGAAGATATCCATGCAAAAGATTTCATTAAAGTCTTGGAGAAGATGCATAAGCTTAAAAGATACAAGAAGATG GTGATTTATGTTGAAGCATGTGAGTCTGGAAGTATGTTTGAAGGGATTTTAAAGACCAATCTAAACATACTTGCAGTAACTGCTTCTAATGCGACAGAGAGCAGTTTTGGAATCTACTGTGGTGGTGAaaatcctcctcctcctcctgaaTATGATGGTGTTTGTCTCGGCGATACATTTAGCGTCTCTTGGCTTGAGGACAG TGATCTTCATGACATGAGTAAAGAGACATTGAAGAAACAATACCAAATTGTAAAGAGAAGAACAGGTCCTGATGCTGAACCAGGGACGAGTTCTCATGTAAGCCGTTTCGGATCAAAGGCGCTTCTTAAAGACTATCTTGTCTCCTACATTGGAACCAATCCTGATAACGAAAACTTCACTTTTGCTGGATTCACTGCTTCACCAATCTCTACTTCAAGCTCGGTCAATACTCGCGATATCCCTTTGTTATATCTCAAGAGCAAG ATTCAAAGATCTCCAATGGAGTCACCTGAAAGACAAGAGCTTCAGAAGAAGCTGTTTGAAGAAATGAATCATAGGAGACAAATCGATCAGAACATTGTGGAGATTCTTAAACTTTCACTTAAGCAAACCAATGTCTTAGATCTCTTAATTTCCACAAGAACAAAAGGACAACCTCTTGTAGACGACTGGGATTGCTTTAAGACTCTG GTTAATAGCTTCAAGAATCACTGTGGAGCAACGATGGACTACGGTTTGAAGTATACAGGAGCGCTTGCCAATATCTGCAATATGGGAGTGGATGTGAAGCAAACTGTTTCAGCTATTGAACACGCTTGT AAccaggagaagagaagaaacagaaggtCTGAAACGAACATAAAGGCCAGTCTTCTCTCAGGGGAATTATCTGATGGTAGGAGACGAGCCAGAGACCAAAACGGTGTACCGAGAGGGCATCTTGCGGTCTACGTGGGGGATGAGATGCAGAGGTTTGTAATACCGACCAAGTATCTTCAGTATCCtgaatttaaagttttgatGGATGAAGTAGCTGACGAGTTTGGTTATGAACATGAAGGAGGGATTCATATCCCTTGTGAGGAAAGTGTTTTTGAAGAGATTTTGATTAGATACATGTCTTGTGACAAGAAGAAATAA